CGTTCGGTCGGAAATTACAAGATTTACAGTGACGGGAGTGGGCGTGGCGCGGCCGATTCCGGTGACTCGCTCGACGAGGAGATCGGCCATGATCTGAGCGCGCGTGCGATCGTCTCCGTGAGCCAGGACGGAATCCGCATCTCGCATCAGCGTGGCGTGAACGGCAACGCCTTCGGCGACCGGGAGTAGAACGCTGAGATAGCACATGGTGTCTGGTGCCGGCCGCGACGTCACGCGTCGGTCGCCTACGGCTTTGCGGGCGCGCCTAACCACACTTTCGGCATCTACCTCGGCGGTGCGGGCGCGGATTCTGGCGGTCAATTGTTGGTCGCCGCAGCCGGCTAGGTTCTCGGCGTCGCAGCAGAATTCGCGATCCACTGCGGCGCGATCTTGGACTGTGAGACAGGCGGTTTCGCGCATGAGAATGGTGGCCCGTTGCTCGCTGATGCTGCCGTGGATCAGGAGCCTGAGTGTGTACGGCATCTCGTCGTTTAATGCGCGGGCAAGGCTCAGGTGTTGAGTGCCTGACCAGACTGATTCGCGTCGAGCGAGAGCAACTTGGGCGTTGATTCCGCGGCTCTGATGTACAACTGGAACGCCGCGTTCACCACGGTCTTTGCGAGTGGAAGCATCCAGATCGGCAGCGAGCAATGCTTGTGCGCCGGCGCAACTGGCTTTCAGTTCCTCGAGTGCGCGCAGCAGGTCGATGCGTGCTGCGTTGTCGACAGATCGGTCCATGTCGATGAGTAATAAACGGAACTGCTTGACCGTGTGATCTGAAACTGCCGTCGTCATCATTGCCCCCCGGTAATGTCGAACGTGCATTCGATCTTACCGTCGAACACTTACCTGCGCAATAGTTTTGACAAATAGAGAAGGTCTTTCGGCTCATTCATTGCGTCGCGGACGTCCGCAAAAGCAATTCGATCCCCGGCCATTGCCGCGCGGAGCAGATCTGGACCGATACGGTGTGCTCATGCTCCGCCGATGGTTCGCAATCATGATCGTTGTACTCGCTGTCGCCGGCATCTGGCAGCTGACCACCCCTGACCGTCCTGTTGCCGTAATTGTCGGCGCCGAGACTCTGGAGTGCGCGACCCCGTATCCCATCGGCCCACTCCAGGAGACATCAGGGGCGACGGTTCCGGACGATTTCGTACCCGTCGCGGCCGTCACGTGCGACCCGATTGTCAGCGGCGACGTGGCGGCCGACCGAACCGTCAGCTTCTCTGCGCACCGTTGGGAGGGCGATTTCGGTTGGGCGGTGGAACTGCTGAACCGCTCGTCCTCGCACAGGACCGGGTTTCCCGGCTGCGGCGACAACTACAGCTTGGCCGTGCTGGAGGAATTCTGGTTGGTCGACGACCGAGGCCGCGCAATACGGCCGGGGTATCCCTCCGACTCGTGTGGATCACCGAAACCCGGTGGCCTGGCTGCTATCAAAGAACTGACGTCGGTTGGCAGTACCGAACATCGAATACCGTTGTCCGAAGATCAGATCTACGAACTGTCGAATTGCCGGCCGACGTTCCAACCTCCGACGATCGGTACCACAATGCCGACGTCGCTGTCGGCGGGCAGCTATTTCTGTCGATTCTCCT
The nucleotide sequence above comes from Rhodococcus sp. KBS0724. Encoded proteins:
- a CDS encoding HNH endonuclease signature motif containing protein, which produces MDRSVDNAARIDLLRALEELKASCAGAQALLAADLDASTRKDRGERGVPVVHQSRGINAQVALARRESVWSGTQHLSLARALNDEMPYTLRLLIHGSISEQRATILMRETACLTVQDRAAVDREFCCDAENLAGCGDQQLTARIRARTAEVDAESVVRRARKAVGDRRVTSRPAPDTMCYLSVLLPVAEGVAVHATLMRDADSVLAHGDDRTRAQIMADLLVERVTGIGRATPTPVTVNLVISDRTLFGDATDPAHVNGYGPIPAGIARQWIAQSGKGSHPSAHIRKLYAQPTTGELTAMESKSRIFPKGLAQLIDLRDRSCRTPWCDAPVRHRDHIREHQRGGATSAVNGAGLCAACNYAKQGLDWYAETDDHTPGTRHSFTTTTPTGHRYSSVAQPLPIPWANPEAA